Proteins found in one Phycisphaerae bacterium genomic segment:
- a CDS encoding CopG family transcriptional regulator, whose product MKTKTNYEDKPLGKVRVVKDFLPKPEDLVLKDEQVKVTLSLTKSSVEFFKKEARKHGTRYQKMIRALVDR is encoded by the coding sequence ATGAAGACGAAAACAAACTACGAGGATAAGCCTCTGGGCAAGGTTCGAGTGGTCAAGGATTTCCTTCCCAAGCCGGAGGACCTGGTCCTGAAGGATGAGCAGGTGAAGGTGACGCTGTCGCTGACGAAGTCGAGCGTGGAGTTTTTCAAGAAGGAGGCGCGGAAGCATGGGACGCGGTATCAGAAGATGATCCGCGCGCTGGTGGACCGGTA